A genome region from Clostridium pasteurianum includes the following:
- a CDS encoding HD-GYP domain-containing protein, whose protein sequence is MMNTIDCNSDCVLAEDIFVCNTKLISRYTPINDYIKQSLFSKGINEVSVYKKNDSKDISSNSEADEFKEGYEIAVSDVKKFVLNICDGNSLDYDELLNLSEKVYDNIGKCDYMVKYAREIKNNDEYTFYHSVNVAFYGMLIANWLKLTDNEIREVISAGILHDLGKIKIENEILNKPGKLTNSEYEKIKEHPVYGYEMINNDSRISNKVKLAILQHHERINGTGYPYGIKADEIDLYSKIIAVADVYDAMTSDRVYKKKKSPFIAFKMFRTEGISLFDASILRTFMSNITVHFIGAKVILNDGREGKIVYIPPDNILHPILKVDSNYVDFSKDSDSYISEVIM, encoded by the coding sequence ATGATGAATACAATTGATTGTAATAGTGATTGTGTGCTTGCGGAAGATATATTTGTATGTAATACAAAACTTATTTCTAGATATACCCCAATTAATGATTATATAAAGCAAAGTCTTTTTAGCAAAGGTATAAACGAAGTTAGTGTGTATAAAAAGAATGATAGCAAGGATATTTCTAGTAATAGTGAGGCCGATGAGTTTAAGGAAGGTTATGAAATAGCGGTATCGGATGTAAAGAAATTCGTTTTAAACATCTGTGATGGAAATAGTTTAGATTATGATGAACTCTTGAATTTATCGGAAAAAGTATATGATAATATTGGAAAGTGTGATTACATGGTAAAGTATGCAAGAGAGATCAAAAATAATGATGAGTATACTTTTTATCATAGTGTTAACGTAGCTTTTTATGGAATGCTTATAGCTAATTGGCTTAAACTCACAGATAATGAAATACGTGAAGTGATTTCTGCTGGAATTCTTCATGATTTAGGTAAAATTAAAATCGAAAATGAAATATTAAATAAACCTGGTAAACTTACTAATAGTGAATATGAGAAAATAAAGGAACATCCAGTTTATGGATACGAAATGATTAATAATGATTCACGAATTAGTAATAAAGTAAAACTGGCTATTCTTCAACATCATGAAAGAATAAATGGGACAGGCTATCCATATGGAATTAAAGCAGATGAAATAGATTTGTATTCTAAAATTATAGCAGTAGCAGATGTATATGATGCGATGACTTCGGATAGGGTATATAAAAAGAAGAAATCTCCATTTATTGCATTTAAAATGTTTAGGACGGAAGGGATTTCTCTTTTTGATGCCAGTATACTTAGAACTTTTATGAGTAATATAACTGTTCATTTTATAGGTGCAAAAGTTATATTGAATGATGGAAGAGAAGGGAAAATAGTATACATTCCACCGGATAATATATTACATCCTATATTAAAAGTGGATTCAAATTATGTAGATTTCTCAAAAGATAGCGATAGTTATATAAGTGAAGTTATTATGTAA
- a CDS encoding PLP-dependent aminotransferase family protein: MIFNLKFTSGTHKKVQIENYIKNLIDKGILQKNEKLPSTREMSLMLRVSRNTIIDVYESLSNEGYTDTIKGKGSFVSNIKVKSSVTKSLSWDNFISPYAKKAEILDTTKHELRSKKNMISFDSISPNKNLFDIDEIKRDFLNIISLEGNNILNYGYAKGYKPLIDHLKSYMNSKGINTENKDILITNGFTEGLNIVLHSITKKGDKILCENPTHNTSLKIMKLHRLNIKGIDMEDDGLNLEILKSELEKEVPKAVFLIPTYHNPTGIVMSPEKRLKALGILNNFNVPIIEDGFNEELRYSNSNITPLAALNSNNNNIIYIGSLSKILFPGMRIGWVLADKDLTSYFESVKRSINIHTSFLDQAILYEYLRGENFSKYVKRAKKYYKNKYELIIKYAKKYIPYTKIWGEGGLHIFIKIKGINSRTLLEKCYDKGVVFTPGDIFYTDKTGLDTFRLGFSRVSESQIKNGCEIIGDCIHEILKNN, translated from the coding sequence ATGATCTTTAATTTAAAATTCACATCAGGTACTCATAAAAAAGTTCAAATTGAAAATTATATAAAAAATTTAATTGATAAAGGTATACTACAAAAAAATGAGAAATTGCCTTCAACACGTGAGATGAGTTTAATGCTTAGAGTTAGTAGAAATACAATCATCGATGTATACGAATCCCTATCTAATGAAGGTTATACTGATACAATTAAGGGAAAGGGAAGTTTCGTTTCAAATATAAAAGTTAAGTCCTCAGTAACTAAAAGTTTATCATGGGATAATTTTATAAGCCCATATGCCAAGAAAGCAGAAATATTAGACACAACAAAACATGAACTTAGAAGTAAAAAAAATATGATTTCTTTTGATAGTATTTCTCCTAACAAAAACTTATTTGATATAGACGAAATTAAACGTGACTTTCTAAACATAATCTCTCTTGAAGGAAATAACATATTAAATTATGGCTATGCAAAAGGTTATAAACCACTTATTGATCATTTAAAATCCTATATGAATAGTAAAGGAATCAATACAGAAAATAAGGATATTTTAATAACCAATGGTTTTACAGAAGGCTTAAACATAGTATTGCATTCTATAACAAAAAAAGGTGATAAAATTCTTTGCGAGAATCCAACACATAATACATCCTTAAAAATCATGAAACTTCATAGATTAAATATAAAAGGAATTGATATGGAAGATGATGGACTCAACCTTGAAATTTTAAAAAGTGAACTTGAAAAAGAAGTTCCAAAGGCAGTTTTTTTAATTCCAACTTATCACAACCCTACTGGAATAGTTATGTCACCTGAAAAGCGTCTAAAAGCCTTAGGTATACTAAATAATTTTAATGTACCTATAATAGAAGACGGCTTTAACGAAGAGCTCAGATACTCTAATTCAAACATAACACCCTTAGCTGCATTAAATTCAAATAATAACAATATTATATACATAGGAAGCTTGTCTAAAATACTCTTTCCTGGAATGAGAATAGGCTGGGTTCTAGCAGATAAAGATTTAACATCCTATTTTGAAAGCGTTAAGAGAAGCATAAATATTCACACTTCTTTCTTAGACCAAGCTATACTCTATGAATACTTGCGTGGAGAAAACTTTAGTAAATATGTAAAAAGGGCAAAGAAATACTACAAAAACAAATATGAATTAATCATTAAGTACGCCAAAAAATATATACCATATACAAAAATTTGGGGAGAAGGCGGTCTTCACATTTTCATAAAAATTAAAGGAATAAATTCTAGAACTTTACTAGAAAAATGCTACGATAAAGGCGTTGTCTTTACTCCTGGTGATATATTTTATACCGATAAAACTGGATTAGATACATTCAGACTTGGCTTTTCTAGAGTAAGCGAAAGCCAAATAAAAAACGGATGTGAAATAATAGGAGATTGTATACACGAAATTTTAAAAAACAATTAG
- a CDS encoding heavy metal translocating P-type ATPase: MNNKTLKIEGMTCAACARTVERVTSKLEGVTNSNVNLATEKLSISFEEDKVNIDDIKDAITKAGYKAFDNIISIDRDKERKEKEIKSLWNRFLVSALFAVPLLIIAMVPMIFNSIGIMFPPAIDPMVHPKIYGILEFVLVIPIIIKGRKFFKVGFKTLIKGNPNMDSLIAIGSSAAFLYSLFGLYRIFNGSKEAQLYFESAGIILTLITLGKYMEAVSKGKTSEAIKKLIGLTPKTAIVVKGDKEEEIPIDEVKPGDIIIVKPGAKIPVDGIVVAGTTSIDESMLTGESIPVSKTKGDEVIGASINKNGLIKYKVTKVGRDTVLAQIVRLVEEAQGSKAPIAKLADIVSGYFVPVVIALAVISALAWYLSGKDVTFTLTIFISVLVIACPCALGLATPTAIMVGTGKGAEYGVLIKSGTALENTHKIKTIVFDKTGTITEGKPKVTDIKASEGEENYLLRIAASVEKNSEHPLGDAIVREAQTRNLDLFKTDEFKAVPGHGIEASINGRKVLLGNKRLMTDNNIKIDNIIETAEKLASEGKTPMYIALDGEAKGIIAVADTVKESSERAIKKLHEKAIEVVMITGDNKKSADAIAKKVGIDRVLAEVLPQDKAAEVKKLQDEGKKVAMVGDGINDAPALAQADIGMAIGNGTDIAMESADIVLMKSDLMDVAVAIELSQKTIKNIKENLFWAFGYNVIGIPVAMGILYLFGGPLLNPMIAAGAMSLSSVSVLTNALRLKRLNLK; encoded by the coding sequence ATGAATAACAAAACTTTAAAAATAGAAGGAATGACTTGTGCTGCATGTGCAAGAACTGTTGAACGTGTAACAAGTAAATTAGAAGGAGTTACTAATTCTAATGTAAATTTAGCTACAGAAAAGTTAAGCATAAGTTTTGAAGAAGATAAGGTAAACATTGATGATATAAAAGATGCAATAACGAAAGCTGGATATAAAGCTTTTGATAATATAATTTCTATAGACAGGGATAAAGAGAGAAAAGAAAAAGAGATAAAGTCACTCTGGAATAGATTTTTAGTATCAGCTTTATTTGCAGTTCCCCTACTTATTATAGCAATGGTGCCTATGATATTTAATTCTATTGGAATTATGTTTCCACCAGCAATTGATCCTATGGTTCATCCTAAGATATATGGCATTTTGGAATTTGTACTAGTAATACCTATTATAATTAAGGGAAGAAAATTTTTTAAGGTTGGATTTAAAACTTTAATTAAGGGAAATCCTAATATGGATTCGTTAATTGCCATTGGTTCATCAGCGGCATTTTTATACAGTCTATTTGGATTATATAGAATATTTAATGGCAGCAAAGAAGCGCAGCTTTATTTTGAATCTGCTGGAATTATATTAACACTTATAACCCTAGGAAAGTATATGGAAGCTGTTTCTAAGGGGAAAACTTCAGAGGCAATAAAAAAGCTTATTGGGCTGACACCCAAAACTGCTATTGTTGTAAAGGGTGATAAGGAAGAGGAAATTCCCATAGATGAAGTTAAACCCGGCGATATTATAATTGTCAAACCTGGAGCTAAAATACCTGTGGACGGAATAGTAGTTGCAGGTACAACATCTATAGATGAATCAATGCTTACAGGAGAAAGTATTCCGGTCTCTAAAACTAAAGGTGATGAGGTTATAGGTGCAAGCATAAATAAAAATGGACTAATAAAGTACAAAGTTACAAAAGTCGGACGTGATACAGTGCTAGCACAAATTGTTAGGTTAGTTGAGGAGGCCCAGGGTTCAAAGGCACCTATTGCTAAACTTGCGGATATAGTGTCAGGTTATTTTGTGCCGGTAGTTATTGCACTAGCGGTTATATCAGCTTTAGCCTGGTATTTATCGGGTAAAGACGTAACCTTTACGCTTACTATATTTATATCGGTTCTAGTAATTGCTTGTCCATGTGCATTAGGATTAGCTACACCTACAGCCATCATGGTTGGAACAGGTAAGGGTGCTGAATATGGAGTTCTTATAAAAAGTGGTACAGCACTTGAAAACACACATAAAATTAAAACAATAGTATTTGATAAGACAGGAACAATAACGGAAGGGAAACCTAAAGTAACAGATATAAAAGCATCAGAAGGGGAAGAAAATTATTTGCTTAGAATTGCTGCTTCTGTTGAAAAAAATTCAGAACATCCACTTGGTGATGCTATTGTTAGGGAAGCGCAAACTCGCAATTTAGACTTATTTAAAACTGATGAATTTAAAGCTGTGCCAGGTCATGGTATTGAGGCTAGTATAAATGGAAGAAAAGTGCTTCTTGGAAACAAAAGACTTATGACTGATAATAATATTAAAATAGATAATATAATTGAAACTGCTGAGAAGTTAGCAAGTGAGGGCAAGACACCTATGTATATTGCACTTGATGGTGAAGCTAAGGGAATAATAGCGGTGGCAGATACAGTAAAGGAAAGCAGTGAAAGAGCAATAAAAAAACTTCATGAAAAAGCAATAGAAGTTGTAATGATAACTGGTGATAACAAAAAATCTGCTGATGCAATAGCTAAAAAGGTGGGAATAGACAGAGTACTTGCAGAGGTGCTTCCGCAGGATAAGGCAGCAGAAGTAAAAAAACTTCAAGATGAAGGTAAAAAAGTTGCTATGGTTGGAGATGGAATTAATGATGCTCCAGCGCTGGCTCAAGCAGATATTGGCATGGCAATAGGAAATGGTACAGATATTGCTATGGAGTCAGCTGATATAGTTCTTATGAAGAGTGATCTAATGGATGTAGCAGTAGCAATAGAATTAAGTCAGAAAACCATAAAGAATATTAAGGAAAATTTATTCTGGGCGTTTGGATATAACGTTATAGGCATACCTGTAGCTATGGGAATCCTATATTTGTTTGGAGGACCACTTTTAAATCCAATGATAGCGGCAGGAGCTATGAGTTTAAGTTCTGTTTCAGTATTAACTAATGCATTAAGGTTAAAAAGATTAAATTTAAAATAA
- a CDS encoding acetolactate synthase large subunit → MSESLKQEKDVKVSKISEEQKKLTTAELVVKCLENENVEYIFGIPGEENLALINALKESSIKFITTRHEQGAAFMADVYGRLTGKPGVCLSTLGPGATNLMTGVADANLDGAPLVAITGQVGTDRMHIESHQHLDLVAMFAPVTKWNKQIVRPDTAPEIVRKAFKTAVDEKPGACHIDLPQNIADMPVEGKPLKHTLVDKSFASYSSIEKAAIAISRAKNPLILSGNGAIRSKANKAVLNMAERLNIPIANTFMGKGIVSFKHPLSLWSMGLAQKDYVNRIFEKTDLVIAIGYDIIEYSPKKWNPNGDINIIHIGENRAEVNKCYLPEVEVIGDISDSIYEIVRRSNRVNVPKQVLKIREDMEKDYKEYSNDDCCPMKPQKILYDLRKVMGEEDIVISDVGAHKMWIARNYHCYKPNTCIISNGFASMGIAIPGALAAKLVNPDKKVVAVTGDGGFMMNSQELETALRIGTPFVTLIFNDSNYGLIKWKQEERYGESACIHFTNPDFKMYAESMGLKGYRITKAEDLIPTLEEALAQDVPSVIDCPVDYSENLKLSHKLEELK, encoded by the coding sequence ATGAGTGAAAGTTTAAAGCAAGAAAAGGATGTTAAAGTTTCAAAAATTTCAGAAGAGCAAAAAAAGTTAACTACTGCTGAATTAGTTGTAAAGTGCTTAGAAAATGAAAATGTAGAGTACATATTCGGTATACCCGGAGAGGAAAACTTAGCACTTATTAATGCTCTTAAGGAATCATCTATAAAATTTATAACTACACGTCATGAGCAAGGTGCTGCTTTTATGGCAGATGTATATGGACGATTGACTGGTAAACCTGGTGTATGTCTTTCAACTTTAGGACCGGGAGCTACAAACCTTATGACAGGAGTTGCTGATGCAAATCTTGATGGGGCTCCTTTAGTAGCAATAACTGGACAAGTTGGAACAGATAGAATGCATATAGAATCACATCAACATCTCGATTTAGTTGCTATGTTTGCTCCTGTTACTAAGTGGAACAAACAAATAGTAAGACCTGATACTGCACCTGAAATAGTTAGAAAAGCTTTTAAGACAGCAGTTGATGAAAAACCAGGCGCATGTCATATTGACCTTCCACAAAATATTGCGGATATGCCTGTAGAAGGTAAACCGTTAAAACATACATTAGTTGATAAGAGTTTTGCATCATATAGCAGCATAGAAAAAGCAGCAATAGCAATATCTAGAGCTAAAAATCCACTTATACTTTCAGGAAACGGAGCAATACGTTCTAAAGCAAATAAAGCAGTTTTAAATATGGCTGAAAGATTAAATATTCCAATTGCAAATACATTTATGGGTAAAGGAATAGTCTCTTTTAAGCATCCTCTTTCACTTTGGAGCATGGGACTAGCTCAAAAGGATTATGTTAACAGAATTTTTGAAAAGACAGATCTTGTTATTGCAATAGGTTATGATATAATAGAATATTCACCTAAAAAGTGGAACCCAAATGGAGATATTAATATAATCCATATAGGTGAAAATAGAGCTGAAGTAAATAAATGTTATCTTCCAGAAGTTGAAGTTATAGGTGATATATCAGATTCTATTTATGAAATAGTTAGGCGTTCAAATAGAGTAAATGTACCGAAGCAAGTACTTAAGATAAGGGAAGATATGGAAAAAGATTATAAGGAATACAGTAACGATGATTGTTGTCCTATGAAACCTCAAAAAATATTGTATGATTTACGTAAGGTTATGGGTGAAGAGGATATAGTTATATCTGATGTTGGAGCTCATAAAATGTGGATAGCTAGAAATTATCATTGTTATAAGCCTAATACATGTATAATATCAAATGGTTTTGCATCGATGGGTATAGCAATTCCTGGAGCATTAGCAGCAAAACTTGTAAATCCAGATAAAAAGGTAGTTGCAGTTACAGGTGATGGTGGATTCATGATGAATTCTCAGGAACTTGAGACAGCTTTAAGAATTGGTACTCCTTTTGTAACTCTAATATTTAATGATAGTAATTATGGACTTATAAAATGGAAGCAGGAAGAAAGATACGGAGAATCAGCATGTATACATTTTACGAATCCAGATTTTAAGATGTATGCTGAGAGCATGGGACTTAAAGGATATAGGATTACAAAAGCTGAAGATCTTATTCCTACTCTTGAGGAAGCATTAGCGCAGGATGTACCAAGTGTAATTGATTGTCCTGTTGATTACAGCGAAAATCTTAAATTATCACATAAATTAGAGGAACTAAAGTAA
- a CDS encoding AbrB/MazE/SpoVT family DNA-binding domain-containing protein has protein sequence MNSIGIVRKVDELGRIVIPKETRSQLTVAEGDSLEIFVDEDEHHIILRKYAPGCIFCNSLSDVSYFKGVRICQKCKDELKDLAK, from the coding sequence ATGAATTCAATTGGAATTGTTAGAAAAGTAGATGAACTTGGTAGAATCGTTATACCAAAAGAAACCCGATCACAATTAACCGTAGCTGAAGGCGACTCTCTCGAAATCTTTGTTGACGAAGATGAACACCATATAATTTTAAGAAAATACGCTCCAGGATGCATATTCTGTAACTCCTTAAGTGACGTAAGTTATTTCAAAGGTGTACGAATATGTCAAAAGTGCAAAGATGAATTAAAAGACTTAGCAAAATAA
- a CDS encoding glycosyltransferase family 2 protein has product MGYGIVYSIVVPVFNEELVISECHRKLKEVMDGTNEEYEIIFVNDGSTDTTRKKAEAICKKDKNVRVVNFSRNFGHQAAITAGMDVSNGEAIVVIDADLQDPPEAIPKMIEKWKQGYEIVYGKRLKREGETFLKKVTSKIYYRILSSMTSVDVPVDVGDFRLIDRKVCDALSSLPEKSRYVRGLVSWVGFKQTYVEFVRHERFAGKTKYSLSKMIKLAVDGITSMSYKPLSFANYFGSTCLTLGIIAFIIITIKNALSHISILSLGSILSINIAMFGTVFISNGIMGQYISRIFEETKERPVYIIDNILNYKEVEHYKGKD; this is encoded by the coding sequence ATGGGATACGGAATAGTATACAGTATAGTTGTTCCAGTGTTTAATGAGGAATTAGTTATTTCAGAGTGTCATAGAAAACTTAAAGAAGTTATGGATGGGACAAATGAAGAATATGAAATAATATTTGTTAATGATGGAAGCACGGATACAACAAGGAAGAAAGCAGAAGCAATTTGTAAGAAAGATAAAAATGTTAGGGTTGTAAATTTTTCAAGGAATTTTGGGCATCAGGCTGCCATAACTGCTGGAATGGATGTATCTAATGGTGAAGCTATTGTAGTAATAGATGCAGATCTTCAGGATCCCCCTGAGGCTATACCTAAGATGATTGAAAAATGGAAGCAAGGTTATGAAATTGTATATGGGAAAAGACTTAAGAGAGAAGGAGAGACTTTTCTTAAAAAAGTTACTTCAAAAATATATTATAGAATATTAAGTAGTATGACAAGTGTAGATGTTCCTGTAGATGTAGGTGATTTTAGGCTTATTGATAGGAAGGTCTGTGATGCACTATCGTCTTTACCTGAGAAGAGTAGATATGTAAGAGGACTTGTAAGTTGGGTAGGTTTTAAACAAACTTATGTTGAATTTGTAAGGCATGAAAGATTTGCAGGGAAGACAAAATATTCTTTAAGCAAAATGATTAAATTAGCTGTTGATGGTATAACATCTATGTCATATAAGCCTCTTTCATTTGCAAACTATTTTGGCTCAACATGTCTTACTCTTGGAATAATAGCATTTATAATTATAACAATAAAAAATGCGTTAAGTCATATTAGCATTTTAAGCCTTGGTTCAATTTTATCTATAAATATAGCTATGTTTGGTACAGTTTTTATAAGCAATGGAATTATGGGTCAATATATTTCAAGAATTTTTGAAGAAACTAAAGAAAGACCTGTATATATAATAGATAATATATTGAATTATAAAGAAGTAGAACATTATAAAGGTAAGGATTAA
- a CDS encoding metal-sensing transcriptional repressor: MNKEKSEAVRALKTSKGQIEGIIKMIEDGRYCIDVSNQIVAASSLLKKANMLILKQHLNHCVKEAFMHDNGEEKVDEIMDLLSRVISK, translated from the coding sequence GTGAACAAAGAAAAAAGCGAAGCTGTAAGAGCACTGAAAACTTCAAAAGGTCAAATTGAGGGGATAATAAAAATGATAGAAGACGGAAGGTATTGTATAGATGTATCCAATCAGATAGTTGCTGCATCGTCACTTTTAAAGAAAGCTAATATGCTTATTTTAAAGCAGCATCTTAACCATTGCGTGAAGGAAGCTTTTATGCATGACAATGGGGAAGAGAAAGTTGACGAAATAATGGATTTACTTTCTAGAGTAATTAGCAAGTAA
- a CDS encoding MgtC/SapB family protein: MLNYNTELTYFIRIIIAGICGCLIGYERQNRMKEAGIRTHFIVCLSSALMMIVSKYGFQDLVGTQNISIDPSRIAAQVVSGVGFLGAGMIFMRKQSIKGLTTAAGIWATAGVGLALGSGMYCIGLLSCFVILLGQTILHRNFFWLANPLTEELSIKVLNEPDAVDKLTCIFKDKNIDILSFKIQKESDDNKASLININLVLKIPNSYDISNFLLMIQHYPFIKYIKF; encoded by the coding sequence GTGTTAAATTATAATACTGAATTAACTTATTTTATTAGAATAATAATTGCTGGCATTTGTGGATGCTTAATAGGTTACGAAAGACAAAATAGAATGAAGGAAGCCGGTATAAGAACCCACTTTATAGTTTGCCTGAGCTCTGCTCTTATGATGATAGTATCAAAATATGGTTTCCAAGATCTAGTAGGTACACAAAATATATCAATAGATCCTTCACGTATTGCTGCACAAGTTGTAAGCGGCGTAGGCTTTTTAGGTGCTGGAATGATATTTATGAGAAAACAATCCATAAAAGGATTAACGACCGCTGCCGGAATATGGGCTACTGCTGGAGTTGGACTTGCTTTGGGTTCAGGCATGTATTGTATAGGATTATTATCTTGCTTTGTAATATTATTGGGACAAACTATTCTTCATAGAAACTTTTTCTGGCTTGCTAATCCACTAACAGAGGAATTGAGTATTAAGGTATTAAATGAACCAGATGCAGTAGACAAATTAACGTGCATATTCAAAGATAAAAATATAGATATATTAAGTTTCAAGATACAAAAGGAATCTGATGATAATAAGGCAAGTCTTATTAATATAAATCTCGTGCTTAAAATTCCTAATTCATATGATATATCTAATTTTCTTTTAATGATTCAACATTATCCTTTTATAAAGTATATTAAGTTTTAG
- a CDS encoding heavy-metal-associated domain-containing protein — MAKRISVEGMSCEHCAAHVKEALEGIGANNVKVNLKKKSALISNDVEDEKIKAAIEDAGYEATKIEEASDESTSKLKGFFKKVMK; from the coding sequence ATGGCTAAAAGAATATCAGTAGAAGGAATGAGCTGTGAACACTGTGCAGCTCATGTTAAAGAGGCACTAGAAGGGATTGGAGCTAACAATGTCAAGGTTAATTTAAAGAAAAAATCAGCATTAATAAGTAATGATGTGGAAGATGAAAAAATAAAGGCAGCTATTGAGGATGCTGGTTATGAAGCTACTAAGATAGAAGAAGCTTCAGATGAAAGTACATCTAAACTAAAGGGATTTTTTAAGAAGGTTATGAAGTAA
- a CDS encoding class I SAM-dependent methyltransferase: MNEITNINEDAWNKETYSAWVERFGTPDDAAKKICENPYKFLSVLKEKFGDVNGKKIMNIMGSNGIKAVSLASLGADVSVVDFSKGNMNYALDLAEKANVKINYILSDVLKLPENFITGDYDIVFAEMGILHYFLDLSPFMELIYKLLKNGGTFILRDFHPVSTKLITSRGTTAKVRKHKVTGNYFDTSLEEKDAAFSKYLLDNSEPEKVLLRKWTLGEIVTSVASSGFTIKTLDEEPNLSCDNFDKGIPKTFTLVSRKVSC; this comes from the coding sequence ATGAATGAAATTACTAATATAAATGAAGATGCCTGGAATAAAGAAACCTATAGTGCATGGGTTGAAAGATTTGGAACTCCAGATGATGCAGCCAAAAAAATATGCGAAAATCCCTATAAATTTTTATCAGTACTTAAAGAAAAATTTGGAGATGTTAACGGTAAAAAAATAATGAACATCATGGGATCGAATGGAATCAAAGCAGTTTCTCTTGCCTCATTAGGTGCAGATGTAAGTGTAGTTGATTTTTCAAAGGGGAACATGAATTATGCTTTAGATTTAGCTGAGAAAGCCAATGTGAAAATAAACTATATTTTAAGTGATGTACTTAAACTTCCTGAAAATTTTATAACAGGGGATTATGACATTGTATTTGCCGAAATGGGCATACTACATTATTTTCTTGATCTATCGCCTTTTATGGAGCTAATATACAAACTCCTTAAAAATGGTGGAACATTTATCCTCAGAGACTTTCATCCAGTCTCAACTAAATTAATCACCTCTAGGGGCACAACTGCCAAGGTTAGGAAACATAAAGTAACTGGAAACTATTTTGACACTTCTCTAGAAGAAAAAGATGCTGCCTTTTCAAAATATCTACTTGATAATAGTGAACCTGAAAAAGTCCTTTTAAGGAAATGGACCCTTGGGGAAATAGTAACCTCTGTTGCCTCTTCTGGCTTTACAATTAAAACTCTTGATGAAGAACCAAACTTATCATGCGATAATTTTGATAAAGGAATCCCTAAAACTTTTACACTTGTTTCCAGAAAAGTTTCTTGTTAA